The DNA region TTTACGATGACTGTGAAAGGTGTTGTAGGACATTTAACCTTTTAACTGCTTTTATAAAATTGTGGTGAGTATAATTCAGGTTTTTGGGCaggaaattgcaaaaaaaaaacccacaaaaacccTGATAATCAAAATATAATTGAATTTCAGTTACGTTCACATAAGAATGGTAATGGGATAAATAATCAAATTCAGATCAGTATTTAGTAGATGCACTTAATGGTCTCAAACACACTGGCTCATCTGGACACAGCAGTTGCAACAGAACAGTTTAAGCTCTCTGGGAATCCTTGGGGATTAAGTTTGAGCATCTTTTTACATCCAATCCCAAATTCTCAACTGGATTAGAGTAGAGGTTTGGAACACTCTAGAATCTTCGCCTTGTTGGCTTTAAACCATTTCTATGCGCTTTTTTTGCTGTAAGCTTTGTGTAGTTATGCTAATCTCCCAAACTGTAGTTCAAATCAGATTAATCTTTCCTGGATTGCTGTGAAAAAGCATAAAGAGTGtttattttccacaaaattagaaacaatcagctgagaaATCTTCACAGGTTGAACAGGAATGCCACTTTTCATTTTTGGTAATAAAAACttaccaaaaacattaaaaaaaaaagaaaaaaaagacccagTCATATTAACAACAAACAAGTTTTCAGATCAGCAAAGAAATGAtcaaagatgttaaaaaaaattcccttaaGCATTGTCCTATTATCCCTTCGAAgtggaaaattaaaacatgaattgaATTTAATACATTGCTTCACAtggtaaatattttgtaacttcAAATTTCACTGGACATGATCCAGTTTGAGTGTCCAGGCTTGACCAGGAGTGAAAGGTAGCTCAGGCAAAAGGACGGTGAGACCTGCATTAGGGTAGACCGGTGCCCAAGGTAGGGAGGACGGACGACCCAGTAGAGTCACCTAAAAAAGAAACGGATTCCTATTTGTTCCTAGTCACTTTTAGATTATTGATCATGGGTTTGGTCATGTACTTGTTCCAAATGGCAACACATAATCTTAATAATCCCATTTACCTTAGTAGTTGCTGATGTTTGGGGGATCAACAGCTTCAGTGTAGTTGTTGGGGGTTTGGCCGTTATTATGGCGTAGACCGTGGCACCTTTTGAGGTATACCTAAAAGAACGTAAAAAGTAGCAATCATCAAGctcatttagttttttggggttttcttCCACTAAGCCAAAACTCATGCTGAGTTTCTGGAAGCatggaaggagaaaacaaaaaaatgaacacTCAGATCCTAAATATTCAACTTTCCAGCTTTCTTACCACACTGGCACGGTGCCGTTTTCCATTTGGACTCTCCAGGGTTTGGTGGCGTAGATGGCCTCTCCGTTGGTTTCCAGCCAGGCGCCAACACCCCTCAGCCTCTCCTCAAACACACTGGGAACAGTCCCGTCGGCTGTGGGACCTACATTGAGAAGATAATTACCTCCAAGAGCCACTGTGCTGACCAAATCCTGTGAAGAAAATGAGAAGCATTCAGTCCTGAAGATTAGGCGGCTGCATCTTCAGCAATCTGAACGTCATCTTGCATCTTTACGTCAATAATAGCAGGTAAGTCCATCAGTTCTTTGAGCTTCATGTTTCGACGGTAACCCCAGGATAAAGTGTCCACAGATGTACATTTCTCCCACTTGTGTTTGGGCAGCTGGCCTGGAGTGTATTTGTCCTGGCAGTTATAAAAGCCACCGTGTTTGCAGGCAGTGCCTTGCCCCCATCGATCATTGGTCACAACAGTATCCTAAAATCAAGGACGATAGGGTAAATGGACTGAAgctgttattttagttttgtgcaacactttaaaacaaagtgcaGACAGTTTTTGTGTTTCCCCATCATAAAAAGGACTGACTTTGACAGGGCTGTCGTTGTAGAGCCACGCCAGAAACTGGGTGGAGTTCCAGTAGGTGTCTGGTGCTTCCCAGTCGCCATCAGACCAGATCACTTCAGGTCTGTACCTGCAAGGCAAATATAACACTATCATGTTGTGCAATAACTGAGAACGAGCTAACTTTAACTAAGGTATGGCTTGTAGTTTGTGCAACAATaacagagaaactgaaaacaacaagcAGTGTGATCTGTTACTAAAACTTAAAATCTACTAACCTTACAACAATGTTATAGAGTTCAGGAAGTAGTTTCCGCATCACAAACTGTTGGGTTTTGAATCCATTCTTCTTGTCCTCCAAGTAGAGGGGGTTGAACCATTCATACAAGGAGTTGTAGAGGCCATAGTGCAGCGACCTAAgtgatgaaaacaacaaatctttGAAGCTCTTGCTTTTTACCTTCACGTATGAGACATGTTTTCAGTTATAGCTGAAGTGGTTCAGGTGGTTTTGTGCTGCGTTTCATATTCCTATTCAACTCATTTACCAGAATCTACAATTAGCAGATATTTTCCTCCATTAAACCTCTTTGAGTTCACCCACCGGTTGCGAACTGCATCTCCCAGGTCTTCCACCAAGTCTCTTTTAGGACCATTATCCACAGAATTCCAGTTCCAGGAGTATGGAGACCCCCAGTTAGTGAATCCTTCATGATGTTTGGAAGTCAGGACAACATATCTGGAAAGAGTGTACTGTGaaacaatgccttgcaaaaatcctaataaaattcattaagGTTTTGAGATTGTGACGTAATAAAATGTACGGGTAGTTTTGCATGGAACAGAAAGTGCGACACACACCCTGCTTCTGATTTTGGTGCTACCCGGAAGTGGAATATAaacaccttcttcttcttgttgttgAAATTTATTGGCggttagcaaaaaaaaacaacaacatataaaCACCTTACTTTGCACCAGAGGCTTTGAAGATGTCCGCCCACTCCTCCGGGTTGAAAAACTGCGCGTGGAACTGAGGGGCGAAATCCGGGTAGCTGAAGCCGGGTGGGTAGTTCTCGGACATGTAGCTCACACACTTCGGGTCAGGCGGCTGCTGACCCTGCCAGTGCCACCAGAACCACTCGCTGTCGAAGCCTGGCACTGAAAATACCCCCCAGTGGACAAAAATGCCCACCTTGGCTTCGTCGTACCATGAAGGCAGAGGTCTGGCGTCCAGACTTGTCCAGTTCGCGGTGTAACGAGCCGCTGCGGGAGACGCGAAGGCGAGGAGGAGTAGCAAGAAAACTGTAGCCATAACTGCTACAAGTTGGCCTAAAATAAGATGACAGGGCACTAATTTAAAGTCCTTAAATCTACCTGGTCAATCCTGTTGCTGTTTGAGTCGTTTCCTCGTCACATGACTGGACTCACGTGGAGCATCACGTGATTGACTCGTTTTGCAGAACTGCAAGGTGTAAAAGTTAATTTGACCTCTTAGTAAAGAACTTAACATATATCTAGATATAATCTTTGACTCGAATAAGAAGATTTGGAGAAACAAAAGGCATCTGTAAGGCAAACAATGTAACTTTAAATTgcatttatatttctgtttttaatttatcggcttattttgtttttcattgttctcagataaaataatcaaaccacTCGTTATTCGTCTACtgcaatatttctgtttttaaagcacattttcgATTTTAATCCGAATGTCTCCATGCTTAAGACGCACCTGTGTTTACTTTGAAAATGCGAGTTTTTAGCCACAAGATGGCAGCACATCTATGAGTACCTCTGCTTTCAGGAGCCTTGTAAACTTAAAACTAAGAATACAAAGTCgacaaacaaaatacagatgGAGAAATGCTTATTGATCACTGTCACCATTTTTATAGTACAGTACACATGGAAGTCTGCCATGCTCTAGCTTATACAGGTAATTTATTTGGTCACTTCTTTACACACATGGCTGCCATTTCTGTAAACAATTTAAGTTAAATAGTCATTTATAAGTCGCATTTCATCTACACATAAACGGAGGCACCAGGTGTTAGagacaattatttatttgaattcatGACTGACGCCTTAATCCCGATAGTGCTGGATGAGTACAAAATCTTCATTTCCCCGTACAGCAACTCAgagaaatttaaatttctttacatCCAAGtacaatgcaaacaaaaagcATTCATATGCTGTATTTTAAACAAGATTTGTGAAATTTTCATTTCCTAACAAGCTCCAAACAAATCTCCATAATGACAAGGCAGAAACTGCTTTTCAGAACTGTTTTTTACCCCTATTGTCAATATTGCCATAATCTTGTTAATCCGTTGTTTCATAAGTATTTACATCAAGgcttaatattttattgaataacAACCTTATCTCCTTTTTGAAGCTAGTGATGCTCACAGATTTGTGATTTGACACAATTCGATCTCTGAGGTCGACAGACAAGTCATTTGACTTCGTTGCTTGGTTTCTGCTTTGATACAACCGTTCTACTGCAGCACCTTGAAGACACAGGCGCACGTTCGATCTCCATAATCATGTTTAATTACTCAAGTTTCAGAAGGTTCTGGAAAAGTGAAcggctgtgaatactttttgttgGCACTGTACACGTTTGAAATTTAAAGTTACATCTACACGATTTCACAAATGGCGGACAGGTTTCCTGCTACTAACTAATGACTGACACACAATGACAGGCAGCTTTGGACCGGAAATTCCGGACACAAatgagtgaataaataaataaccttgCAGTAATAGTAAGCGCAACGAGGCCCTGTTTTATTACTAGTTGATGGTAAAATTCACAGTGTATGACCGACATCAGAGCATTCAGCAAGCTGTCTTTCCAGCATCTGTTTCTCCACTAAGTCCTCCACTCTGCCAACCTCCACCTCGTCCACATCGTCCATAAAGCTTGACCAGTCTGTGGTCCCATCCGCACGCACCATGGGCTCTGGCTGGCTGGACGGGTCAGCGGGCGCAGAATCTTCATGAGTGGTGGTCACGCAGTTGCAGCTGTCGCAGATGCCGAAGCGCCTCAATCCCGGGGAGACGTTTGACCCTGTGAACGTTCGCCTGCAGCTCTTGCATGATACTGGCCAGTAGTGCCTGTGAACCTATGGACAGACACACAGTGGGTATTGTTTTGACTTGGTTTAGAGTTTGTAAGGAACAGGAACACtcaaacatacatacatactcCACGCATGGTGGAGTCAATTGGTATCGCTGGGCTCATAAAAATGATTACTGAAGATCGTTGTAGAACAAGTCGTACTAACAAAATGggatacataaaaaaacatgacgGTCACACTTCACTCTTACACTAAGTGCGTGGGTCCGGAGATGCTCCTGTCGTGTGAACCGCTTGCCACACATGGGACAGGGGAAGGGCCTCTCTCCGGTGTGGCAGCGGATGTGTCGCTTCATGATTCCTTTCTGCTTGGCAGTGTATGGACAGAAAGGGCACTTGTGGAGTTTTACTGGAACTACCAAGCCATCGCCTGTAGGGGGAGAAAGACAACAACTGAATACATACAAATCTTCTGCTTTTGGATTTACTGTATTTAACTTGGTCTTAGGTTATTCTAGCTCATTCACTGACAGTTAAAACTGGCTGAGGTAATTACCTGTGTCCTCTCCGAGCCAATCAGACTGGATCTCCATGATAGATGACCCAACAAAGCCCAAACTTTCATCCATTCTGCTACTTCCTGTGCTGCTGCCGAGTCCTTGGTTGAAGCGCTGACTCACTCGGTCCCCTACAGGACTGGGGCCTCGGGGGCCTTCACCTCTGGACAGAATCTCCATCAGCTGTCGGGTGTTAAATGAAGGGCTGTATCCTAAAGGGGACCGCTCATTGGAGGCTGAGGGACTTTGAAGAAGTAACCTGCTATGATGTGTGCCATGCAGAGAGGACCCAGGATATGGCGCAAGGTCTTTGGTGTCGGGGGACTCTACGAGTTCCTCATCAGGGTCATACTCTATTTTAGGGTTCACTAACTCTGGGGTCAAAGCagaagatgaggaggaagagagattGGTCTGATCCATGTGACCCTTTTGGTCTTCCCTCTCAGGTGGAAACCCCTCCCTAGAGGAATAAGCGCTGTCAATGTTTCTACTGGAGCCCACTGGGGTGGCAACTGCGGTAGACAAGGGGGTACTTGTTGAAGTCCCTTCCTCAGGCCCTAAACCCGACCCCCCATCTACTTCTGCAGCCTCTGAACTTGTCCCTGTAATACCTGTGCCCCCAGCAACAGTTGCAGAAGGAGTTCCACTGTCCGCGGGTCCAGTTGCTTCATTGTCCTTCTGGTTCTCTTTCTTCGTGTTCCTCTCCTTATCCTTGTTGCAAATCTCCAACGATGAGTGGATGTACTCTTTACAGAAGTTCACGAGTTCTGTCATTTGCAGATAGCTAGCCGCTGACATCACCTCAATCACGTTGTTGCTGTTAAGGGCCAAGCGGCCAGAATAGAGGAAGTCGAGGATGACAGAGAAGGCGTCGGCTGTTACGATGTCCAGCGACGCTGTGCTGTAGCGCTGTCCGCTGTCCTGAAAAATCATTCCCAAGtttaaaactggaaatctgCAAACACTATAATAGAACATGGCTTTGAACTGTTCTAAAACATCAGTTAAAGTTAATGATTTTGTGTAACAGCTTGAACCTTCAGTGTACTGTTATATACCAACTTACCAATTACATTTAATCGATGTATAACATGCACTTAACACGTAGATAAATTAATCCACAATTAACTGAATATGCCCAAATTATATTTAggcatattatttattttttaagcagatttcattttgattttaaagtgaTATAGAAGTATTTCTACAGaaaattgtatgttttgtttACTAGCTTTCAGTCCAGTTTCAGAGCTCACCACAGTACTGAGACTGCCCCTGTCAAAGTGTTCAAAGACATacagactgtggaagaaccacagtgcCAGTACTTTTGGATCTTAGTGCAACATTCAACACTGTTGACACTGACAATGATATTCTGATTAAGCAACTGGAGAGCTGGATAGGACTCTCTGGTACACTTCTGGTTTGAGTCTTTAAGCAAGACTCAAACCAGGACGGGAACAGAAACAACTTTGTGTCAATAAGTAACTTCTTGTCAGAGCGGACAGAAGTCACAGGTGGGGTATCCCAAGGTTAAATTTTGGGGCCCCTTGGGGCCTCTTTAATAGCTACATGCTCGTGCTAGCTCAGATTATAACAAGTAATAAGATTATTTCCCATAACTACACAGATACTGTTACTCTGCTCTACATTATTATGTCACCAAGTGTCTCCGAACCCATCCAAGCACTGAACTGATGCTTAGAACAAATCAATGTGTGGATGAGCCATAAATCTCTCCAGCTGaatggaaacaaaactgaagttatcttTGGACCCAAagttcagttattacagctaaaCACTAACAATCAAGTCTGAAATCTTGGTGTTGTTATAGACTCAGGCCATAACTTTCAGATACAACTAaaaacagttacaaagtcggccttccatcacctgaagaacatttccaggatcaAAGGAGTAATGTTCCAGCAAGAgctagagaaactcattcatgaGTCATCTTTTGTCCCATTGATACctgcaacagtgtctttaaAAGTCTGTGTGAAACGTCAGTCGGATAGATGCTGCTCGCATTCtcactaaaaacaggaaaatggaGCAAATCATCCCAGTTGTAAAGTCCTTACAAAGACTTGATCTGTTATTGTTGTTATAACAATACGGAAATAACCGCTTCCAGATCACAAAGGTCTTTGGGTTAAAATctactctgcatccccagaaccagaatcaaacATGAAGAAACAGCCTTCTCTTTTATGCTGCTCtcatgtggaaacattttttttttagaaaattgcaaaaatgcttaaacactgactttttttaaaccaaaaactgACCTGCTTACAGCTGCCTTGATAAATAATAACAGGAACATTGATTAATTTCTAATCTTCCTTCAAATATTCCAGGAAATTTGAAGATGACATTTTAGCATATGCATTTACTCAAAAACTCTGTATACGCATTCTTGGCACTAATAGAAAACAGACAGAAGCTGTGTAATCCTCACCTGCAGGTAGTGAACCAACAGAGCCCGGAAATAGCCGCTTCCAGCAAATAGCACGTTACGGTGGGCTTTGAATACACGCCCCTCTACCAGGATACTGCAGTCGCAGAAGAAGTCTCGCTTTCGCTGCTCATTGAGCTCAAACAGCAATTTGGGCAGATAACAGGGAACctccatgtttttccttctcCGTGATTCtagcaggggggaaaaaacaaaaacctgcgGGTGATTATAGATGATAAAATGCGATGTTAAAATGACCTGAAACTACACAACAACTGAAGGATATTGAACAGCTCTATTTTCGATTCTTGCCATTAGCTTAGCATGCAAATCCacaacattttgaaagaaaacccGTAAATGCACAGagaacttcatattttataaacaataatattgctgAGGGGCTCCTAATAAAATCCCATAacgaaaacaggaagtgatttaCGCTTTGCTCTGTTTGCTAACGTGACAGCCTGTGCAGCTAGCTCTAAGTAGCTAGCTGCTAATACTTTGTCGAGCGACACAGCTGCAGCATGCAGCTGGCCTTTACGAAGCGTTTTATACGAGGCGCTATAAACCCTTTCATTATACACTTACCTGTGTTTTCAGAGCTACTCTATAAACCTAAACGCGAAAGAAAGACAGCAGACTGCAGGATTCATTGTCCCATGCCCACAGAAGCAAAGACTTCCGCTTTCGTTAAACAATTACGCAAATTTTCCTCGTCCAATCATTTGACCGAGCGAGAGTCAAACGCCGTCTCCCCGTTTGTACCGCGTCGGACGTGAAATGGCATTAGTGACGTCACTGAAGTCCTCACGGAGTCCGTTTCGCCACAACATATCATGTGGCCCTAATAACTAAAAGTGTGGAAAGTGCTGTAACGGTATATGCAAGTAATTGAAAAATATTGCCCGTATTAATTTTGGGTGCC from Xiphophorus hellerii strain 12219 chromosome 13, Xiphophorus_hellerii-4.1, whole genome shotgun sequence includes:
- the LOC116730861 gene encoding tissue alpha-L-fucosidase; protein product: MATVFLLLLLAFASPAAARYTANWTSLDARPLPSWYDEAKVGIFVHWGVFSVPGFDSEWFWWHWQGQQPPDPKCVSYMSENYPPGFSYPDFAPQFHAQFFNPEEWADIFKASGAKYVVLTSKHHEGFTNWGSPYSWNWNSVDNGPKRDLVEDLGDAVRNRSLHYGLYNSLYEWFNPLYLEDKKNGFKTQQFVMRKLLPELYNIVVRYRPEVIWSDGDWEAPDTYWNSTQFLAWLYNDSPVKDTVVTNDRWGQGTACKHGGFYNCQDKYTPGQLPKHKWEKCTSVDTLSWGYRRNMKLKELMDLPAIIDDLVSTVALGGNYLLNVGPTADGTVPSVFEERLRGVGAWLETNGEAIYATKPWRVQMENGTVPVWYTSKGATVYAIITAKPPTTTLKLLIPQTSATTKVTLLGRPSSLPWAPVYPNAGLTVLLPELPFTPGQAWTLKLDHVQ
- the zbtb8b gene encoding zinc finger and BTB domain-containing protein 8B, whose protein sequence is MEVPCYLPKLLFELNEQRKRDFFCDCSILVEGRVFKAHRNVLFAGSGYFRALLVHYLQDSGQRYSTASLDIVTADAFSVILDFLYSGRLALNSNNVIEVMSAASYLQMTELVNFCKEYIHSSLEICNKDKERNTKKENQKDNEATGPADSGTPSATVAGGTGITGTSSEAAEVDGGSGLGPEEGTSTSTPLSTAVATPVGSSRNIDSAYSSREGFPPEREDQKGHMDQTNLSSSSSSALTPELVNPKIEYDPDEELVESPDTKDLAPYPGSSLHGTHHSRLLLQSPSASNERSPLGYSPSFNTRQLMEILSRGEGPRGPSPVGDRVSQRFNQGLGSSTGSSRMDESLGFVGSSIMEIQSDWLGEDTGDGLVVPVKLHKCPFCPYTAKQKGIMKRHIRCHTGERPFPCPMCGKRFTRQEHLRTHALSVHRHYWPVSCKSCRRTFTGSNVSPGLRRFGICDSCNCVTTTHEDSAPADPSSQPEPMVRADGTTDWSSFMDDVDEVEVGRVEDLVEKQMLERQLAECSDVGHTL